TAAGCATAGTTTTTCGATAGAGGGGGGTAATGCGGATCTGCGTTATGGCCTTGATCTTTCTTATAACAAGAATAATGGTGTGATGAAAGATTCTTACCGAGATGTCATGAACGTGGGGTTTCACGTGGATTATCGACTTAAGAATTTGCAGGTAGTGAATTATATCGAGTATAATTATACCAAGGCTCAAGAATCTCCTTATGGTGATTTCTCCGATTATGCTCATTTGCAACCTTACGATCGTCCTTATGACAAGAATGGGACGTTGATTTCAGGAGAATTGGAATTTTCAAAAAGAACTCATACTGATTATCGTGTAAATAATCCTTTGTATGAAGCTCGTTTAAATAATTTTGAATACGAGAAAGGGGATGTGTTTATCGACCGATTGATGGCTCAATGGTTCCTCACGAATTATTTGCATTTAAAAGGTCAGATTGCCATAACGAAAGAATTTACTAAAAAAGAACGTTTTATTGATCCTCTTTCTTCCAACACGACGGCGAAAATTCAGAAAGAAAAAGAATTGGAGGGGGATCTCTATTTGACGAAGGGAGAATCCACGAATTGGGACGCTCAAGTGGGTGTATATGTATCAAAATCATTTGGTGCGCACGCTCTAAATGCTTCAGCGGTAGTTAATGCTACATCTCGTGAATCTGAAAGTACTTCTAGTCATTACCGGGGATTTCCTTCCGGGGAGTATCATTCTCCTAATTATGCAGCGGAGATCAAGGATAAACCCTCAAAATCTCAGAGTACTAGTCGACTGGCCGGTTTTTTGTTTTTAGCGAATTATACTTGGAATGACATTTATTTGGCAGATGTGTCCGTGCGTTTTGACGGTTCATCCGAGTTCGGTCTGGATCAAAAGTGGGCTCCATTCTGGTCGTTTGGAGCGGGAGTCAATTTGCATAACTATGCTTTTTTGCATGGTAGTAAGGTGATCAATCGCATGAAATTTCGAGCTTCTTACGGGCAAACCGGTAAGGTGAATTTTCCGTCTTATAGTGCCAGAACGGTTTATCGGACGTTTGATCGTTGGTATATTGCCGGGTTTGGGGTTGGTTTGAAGGCATTGGGGAATAGAGATCTTAAGTGGGAGACAACGAATAAATTGAATGTCGGTACGGATATGGAATTTTGGAATAGCCGGATTTCTTTGATTTTTGATTACTATTACAATAAAACGGTAGATTTGATCACGGATGTAACTTTGCCGGGATCTGCCGGTTTCTCTTCTTACAAGAGTAATTTGGGTGAAACGTTGAACAAGGGATTCGATATCCAGTTTCGTTTTGATGTAATGAAAAATAAGGATTGGAATGTTGCCTTATGGGGTAATCTGAATCATAATAGAAATGAAATTCTGAAAATTTCAGATGCGTTGAAAGCTTATAATTCTCAAGTAGATGATTATTATGAACTTGCGGAAGAGGATCAAACATTAAATTCGTCATGGGTTAAGGCCAATAAAACATACTCGGATTTTATCAAACCGATCATGAAATACGAGGAAGGAGCTTCGTTAACAGCAATCTATGGCGTGCGTTCATTGGGAATTGATCCCTCAAACGGTAAAGAATTATATCTCTATCGCAATGGGCAGGCCAGTCACAAATGGAAAGCAACTGAAGAAATCGTGCTTGGGGATTCGGAGCCTGAGGCCAGTGGATCTTTTGGTTTAAATGTTACTTACAAGAATTTCTCGTTGTTTGCTTCTTTTGGTTATGAATGGGGAAAACAGACGTACAATGAGACCTTGATCATGAATGTCGAGAATGCGGATATTCAAGGAAGTAATGTTGATAAGCGCGTGCTGACACAGCGTTGGGAAAAACCGGGCGATATCGCTCCCCTGAAGGATATAAAAGACATGAACAGTGTTACCTTGCCTACTTCCCGATTCGTGCAGGACGAGAATGTTTTGTCTCTGGATGCATTGACATTGAGCTATGATTTTGATCCGCTATGGCTTCGGAAAATATACTTGAAGACACTGCGCTTGGAAGTAAGTACGAGCGAGTTGTTCCGTTTGTCTTCCATCAAGCAGGAGCGAGGAACGAGCTATCCATTCGCCAGAACGGTGAACTTTTCTTTACGTGCAACTTTTTAGTAAGTCAAGAATATGAGAAATAAATTATTGTATTTAATTTTTGTTTTACCGTTCTTTATGTCATCATGTAATGAATGGTTGAATGTGGAACCGGAAGATGAGATTAGTGAAGAGAAGTTGTTTTCCACGGGTACAGGTTTCCGGCATGCTTTAAATGGTGTTTACTTTACCATGGAGTCAAGGAATTTATACGGAAAACATTTGACTTGGGGAATCGTGGATGCATTGGGGCAGGTGTATAATT
The window above is part of the Butyricimonas paravirosa genome. Proteins encoded here:
- a CDS encoding SusC/RagA family TonB-linked outer membrane protein, with protein sequence MKKNGIEVFEGVQRLKKMRFILKRSLLFLFVSVFFLQAEAASQVVRLTLNLKDVTIDEAITDMSQKTGYRFLYQMEEVLKYGRRDVNVKDATLDEVLKVLFKDTRLSYVIQNDVIIITQMKDEKKQEQSRQIKGKVIDTKGMPLPGVTILIKGTKLGVITDIDGKFKIEIPKLDSTILVFSFIGMETVYHQLSNDRKNDEKELVITMKDDVKEMDEVVVTGYSNIRKESFTGSSISVKREDLLKASATNVIQALSTFDPSFRIQQNNKWGSDPNAIPEIYIRGRSGIGVKELDKDALSKSSLKNNPNLPVFIMDGFEVSVQKVYDMDPMRIENIQILKDASATAMYGSRAANGVVVITTVAPKPGEVTISYSLTGSVSMPDLSDYNLADAKEKLEIEQKAGIYTPQYYMTWKQALDAYNERLLRVKEGVNTDWLSIPLRNAVNHKHSFSIEGGNADLRYGLDLSYNKNNGVMKDSYRDVMNVGFHVDYRLKNLQVVNYIEYNYTKAQESPYGDFSDYAHLQPYDRPYDKNGTLISGELEFSKRTHTDYRVNNPLYEARLNNFEYEKGDVFIDRLMAQWFLTNYLHLKGQIAITKEFTKKERFIDPLSSNTTAKIQKEKELEGDLYLTKGESTNWDAQVGVYVSKSFGAHALNASAVVNATSRESESTSSHYRGFPSGEYHSPNYAAEIKDKPSKSQSTSRLAGFLFLANYTWNDIYLADVSVRFDGSSEFGLDQKWAPFWSFGAGVNLHNYAFLHGSKVINRMKFRASYGQTGKVNFPSYSARTVYRTFDRWYIAGFGVGLKALGNRDLKWETTNKLNVGTDMEFWNSRISLIFDYYYNKTVDLITDVTLPGSAGFSSYKSNLGETLNKGFDIQFRFDVMKNKDWNVALWGNLNHNRNEILKISDALKAYNSQVDDYYELAEEDQTLNSSWVKANKTYSDFIKPIMKYEEGASLTAIYGVRSLGIDPSNGKELYLYRNGQASHKWKATEEIVLGDSEPEASGSFGLNVTYKNFSLFASFGYEWGKQTYNETLIMNVENADIQGSNVDKRVLTQRWEKPGDIAPLKDIKDMNSVTLPTSRFVQDENVLSLDALTLSYDFDPLWLRKIYLKTLRLEVSTSELFRLSSIKQERGTSYPFARTVNFSLRATF